From a single Miscanthus floridulus cultivar M001 chromosome 8, ASM1932011v1, whole genome shotgun sequence genomic region:
- the LOC136476998 gene encoding uncharacterized protein isoform X3, protein MTNIKQYTGLGLTRPDMENTSPLLSQQAISVVSKTSGKHTIMYAEITPKIAKYLSQYTLHHIFEYTWIEEAKACVD, encoded by the exons ATGACAAAT ATTAAGCAGTATACTGGGCTGGGGCTCACGAGGCCAG ATATGGAAAATACAAGCCCATTGTTGAGCCAGCAAG CCATAAGTGTGGTAAGCAAAACGTCCGGCAAGCATACCATAATGTATGCAGAG ATTACTCCAAAGATTGCAAAATATCTCTCTCAATATACACTACACCATATCTTTGAATATACTTGGATTGAGGAGGCAAAAGCATGTGTGGATTGA
- the LOC136472960 gene encoding carboxylesterase 1-like — MGDITDAAADASGPPTLTKETNLFMQIVVNPDGTVTRPEVPLVPASEVAGGVISRDVPLDASAGTYLRLYLPSPSPAAPAASASKLPVVLYFHGGGFVILSPATVFYHGHCEAMAAAVPAIVASLEYRLAPEHRLPAAYEDAAAAVAWLRDGAPGDPWVAAHGDLSRCFLMGSSSGGNMAFFAALRTGGLDLGPATVRGLLLHQPYLGGVDRTPSEAGSVDDAMLPLEANDRLWSLALPLGADRDHEFCNPVKAMAPGALAGLPPRCLVTGNLDDPLIDRQREFARWLQDHGGAEVVVKTDVAGFHASELFVPEIAEVLFAAMREFVSTGDA, encoded by the coding sequence ATGGGCGACATCACCGACGCCGCTGCCGACGCCTCGGGCCCGCCGACGTTGACCAAGGAGACCAACCTGTTCATGCAAATCGTCGTCAACCCGGACGGCACGGTCACGCGCCCCGAGGTCCCGCTCGTCCCGGCCTCCGAAGTCGCCGGCGGCGTCATCTCCAGGGACGTGCCCCTCGACGCCTCCGCCGGCACGTACCTCCGCCTCTACCTTCCCTCCCCGTCCCCCGCGGCGCCGGCCGCCAGCGCCAGCAAGCTCCCCGTGGTCCTCTACTTCCACGGCGGGGGCTTCGTGATCCTCTCCCCGGCCACCGTCTTCTACCACGGCCACTGCGAGGCGATGGCGGCCGCGGTGCCCGCCATCGTGGCGTCCCTCGAGTACCGCCTGGCGCCGGAGCACCGCCTGCCCGCGGCGTACGAGGACGCCGCGGCGGCCGTGGCGTGGCTCCGCGACGGCGCGCCGGGGGACCCCTGGGTCGCGGCGCACGGGGACCTCTCCCGCTGCTTCCTCATGGGCAGCAGCTCGGGAGGCAACATGGCGTTCTTCGCAGCGCTCCGGACCGGGGGCCTCGACCTGGGACCCGCCACGGTGCGCGGCCTCTTGCTGCACCAGCCCTACCTCGGCGGCGTCGACCGGACGCCGTCGGAGGCCGGGTCCGTGGACGACGCCATGCTGCCGCTGGAGGCCAACGACAGGCTCTGGAGCCTCGCGCTGCCTCTGGGCGCCGACCGGGACCACGAGTTCTGCAACCCCGTCAAGGCCATGGCGCCCGGGGCCCTCGCCGGCCTGCCGCCGCGGTGCCTGGTGACCGGCAACTTGGACGACCCGCTCATCGACAGGCAGCGGGAGTTCGCTCGGTGGCTGCAGGACCACGGCGGCGCGGAGGTCGTTGTCAAGACGGACGTCGCGGGGTTCCACGCGTCGGAGCTGTTCGTGCCGGAGATCGCCGAGGTGCTGTTCGCCGCGATGCGCGAGTTCGTGTCCACCGGCGACGCTTGA
- the LOC136476998 gene encoding uncharacterized protein isoform X4, whose translation MTIKQYTGLGLTRPDMENTSPLLSQQAISVVSKTSGKHTIMYAEITPKIAKYLSQYTLHHIFEYTWIEEAKACVD comes from the exons ATGACG ATTAAGCAGTATACTGGGCTGGGGCTCACGAGGCCAG ATATGGAAAATACAAGCCCATTGTTGAGCCAGCAAG CCATAAGTGTGGTAAGCAAAACGTCCGGCAAGCATACCATAATGTATGCAGAG ATTACTCCAAAGATTGCAAAATATCTCTCTCAATATACACTACACCATATCTTTGAATATACTTGGATTGAGGAGGCAAAAGCATGTGTGGATTGA